Proteins co-encoded in one Papaver somniferum cultivar HN1 chromosome 5, ASM357369v1, whole genome shotgun sequence genomic window:
- the LOC113278549 gene encoding beta-glucosidase 4-like, translating to MGKEISEGVSRKDFPFDFLFGVATSAYQVEGASNEGGRGDSIWDVFTHREGKIKDGSNGDIAVDQYHLYKEDVQLMSKLGFGAYRFSVSWSRIFPDGLGTKVNEKGIAYYNNLINALLDKGMQPYVTLYHWDLPNHLHESVGGWLSDKIVKYFAIYAETCFENFGDRVKHWFTLNEPNQFAVKGYDVGVLATGRSENPSTEPYLVGHHQLLAHATAVSIYKKKFQAQQGGEIGIAVDCEWAVAFSDKMEDKLAAARRLDFHFGWYLDPIYFGDYPKTMHEKLGDRLPKFSNEDRELLRNSIDFLGINQYTTRLIANATTSSADNGHVYQDQQIERIAKYPGGEAIGEKAASEWVYIVPWGMRSVLNYVAKKYHNPKIYITETGMDDEEDPKALLNEMLNDKRRVGYYKGYLAAVAQAIKDGVDVRGFFAWSFVDNFEWDQGYTKRFGIVYVDYKHGLRRHPKSSALWFSRFLKGGAGERTNTDFRANPLLRRFICWVLEVLQYFRLDKFVKDLGLSTWKNNSCQEEVLSLV from the exons ATGGGAAAAGAAATCTCTGAAGGAGTTTCACGTAAAGATTTCCCTTTTGACTTTCTATTTGGTGTTGCTACTTCTGCTTATCAG gttgAAGGAGCTAGTAATGAAGGTGGCAGGGGTGATAGTATATGGGATGTTTTTACACACAGAGAAG GAAAAATTAAAGATGGAAGCAATGGGGATATTGCAGTTGATCAATATCATCTCTACAAG GAAGATGTCCAACTTATGTCCAAGTTAGGATTTGGTGCTTACCGCTTTTCTGTATCATGGTCTCGTATTTTCCCTG ATGGTTTGGGAACAAAAGTCAACGAGAAAGGAATTGCCTACTACAACAATCTCATTAATGCCCTGCTTGATAAAG GTATGCAGCCATATGTAACGTTATACCATTGGGATCTTCCTAACCATCTTCATGAGTCAGTTGGAGGATGGTTATCCGATAAAATTGT AAAATATTTCGCAATATATGCTGAGACTTGCTTTGAGAATTTTGGGGATAGAGTAAAACATTGGTTCACATTAAACGAACCTAATCAATTTGCGGTGAAAGGATATGATGTCGGGGTATTAGCTACTGGAAGAAGTGAAAATCCTTCTACTGAACCATATTTAGTTGGACACCATCAGCTTCTGGCTCATGCAACAGCTGTTTCCATATATAAGAAAAAGTTCCAG GCTCAGCAAGGCGGAGAAATAGGCATAGCAGTTGATTGTGAATGGGCAGTGGCTTTCTCGGATAAGATGGAGGATAAACTTGCTGCTGCAAGGCGTCTGGATTTTCATTTTGGATGGTATTTGGACCCAATATATTTTGGAGACTATCCTAAAACCATGCATGAGAAACTTGGAGATCGGCTTCCAAAATTCTCAAATGAAGATAGAGAGTTGTTAAGGAACTCGATAGACTTTCTAGGTATAAACCAGTATACAACAAGGTTAATTGCAAATGCAACAACAAGCTCTGCAGACAATGGACATGTTTACCAAGATCAGCAAATCGAAAGAATTG CTAAATATCCAGGAGGTGAGGCTATTGGTGAGAAG GCTGCATCAGAATGGGTTTACATAGTACCTTGGGGGATGCGTAGTGTACTTAATTATGTTGCAAAGAAATATCACAACCCCAAGATATACATTACTGAGACTG GaatggatgatgaagaagatccaAAAGCTCTTCTCAATGAGATGCTAAATGATAAAAGGAGAGTTGGGTACTACAAGGGGTACCTTGCTGCAGTAGCCCAAGCAATCAA GGATGGAGTGGATGTAAGGGGGTTCTTCGCATGGTCTTTTGTGGACAACTTTGAATGGGATCAAGGCTACACCAAGCGTTTTGGAATTGTTTATGTCGATTACAAACATGGACTCCGCCGGCACCCCAAATCTTCTGCGCTCTGGTTTTCTCGTTTTCTTAAAGGCGGTGCAGGAGAAAGAACGAACACTGACTTCAGAGCTAACCCACTACTGAGAAGATTTATATGTTGGGTTTTAGAAGTTTTACAATATTTTAGACTCGATAAATTCGTTAAGGATTTGGGTCTTAGTACGTGGAAAAATAACTCCTGCCAAGAAGAAGTTCTAAGTTTGGTCTAA